A genomic stretch from Kribbella amoyensis includes:
- a CDS encoding substrate-binding domain-containing protein: protein MTRSNSNRRAVYLTAVGLLVISLGAFFVVRSFGSEAGADGLLGGGSCDDPVQVKLSTTPDLQPQLESAAKSLAAKGGEDGTPCLQFTITGASSAKVAQDLASGSDQRPDLWVPDSSLWVARADDGESIPSIAVPSVATSPLVLVGRSENFANTSSWLGSFGGTQPALLDPLGTSEGALPLLAIQAERAKTSASNTQVASVLVPLAQRLGSMAKQYTEVDGPLSKASADGSNIVVPVSEHSFVKYQEDHPEAQLKAIVPGTGTLVLDYPVVVTARSNAEAVSEAGKALAQEMLGDAGAQARDDAGFRDHLISPLGAGRGVGDISQLTKPTAASVDKTLQSWATLSLSAHSLAVIDVSGSMAEKVAGSAKTRMQLTIEAAESGLKLFPDTAALGLWTFSTKIGDDSADYRKLVGISKLTPAHRGQMLSQLKSQTARVGGGTGLYDTAIAAVREVRSNYDSSAVNTVLLFTDGKNDDPGSPSLDSAIQALGRLRDPARPVRIIALGIGPDADATELNRLAQATGGRSYVARNPTDLQQVFIDALQSR, encoded by the coding sequence CGACGGGTTGCTCGGTGGTGGCTCGTGCGACGACCCCGTCCAGGTCAAGCTGAGCACCACGCCGGATCTCCAGCCGCAACTCGAGTCGGCGGCCAAGTCGCTGGCCGCGAAGGGCGGCGAGGACGGCACTCCGTGTCTGCAGTTCACCATCACCGGCGCGTCCTCCGCGAAGGTGGCCCAGGACCTGGCGTCCGGGTCCGACCAGCGTCCCGACCTGTGGGTCCCGGACTCCTCGCTGTGGGTGGCCCGCGCGGACGACGGGGAGTCGATCCCGTCGATCGCGGTGCCGTCCGTCGCGACGTCGCCGCTGGTCCTGGTCGGCCGCAGCGAGAACTTCGCGAACACCTCGTCGTGGCTCGGTTCCTTCGGCGGTACCCAGCCCGCGCTGCTCGACCCGCTCGGTACGTCCGAGGGCGCGCTGCCGCTGCTCGCGATCCAGGCGGAGCGGGCGAAGACCTCGGCCTCGAACACGCAGGTCGCGAGCGTGCTGGTCCCCCTCGCACAGCGGCTCGGCTCGATGGCCAAGCAGTACACCGAGGTGGACGGTCCGCTCAGCAAGGCGTCCGCCGACGGCAGCAACATCGTCGTCCCGGTCTCCGAGCACAGCTTCGTCAAGTACCAGGAGGACCACCCGGAGGCGCAGCTGAAGGCGATCGTGCCGGGCACCGGGACCCTGGTCCTGGACTACCCGGTCGTGGTCACCGCCCGGTCGAACGCCGAAGCCGTCAGCGAGGCCGGGAAGGCGCTGGCCCAGGAGATGCTGGGCGACGCGGGCGCACAGGCCCGCGACGACGCCGGCTTCCGGGACCACCTGATCAGCCCGCTCGGCGCCGGCCGCGGGGTCGGCGACATCAGCCAGCTGACCAAGCCGACCGCGGCCTCGGTCGACAAGACCCTGCAGAGCTGGGCGACGCTGTCGCTGTCGGCGCACTCGCTGGCCGTCATCGACGTGTCCGGCTCGATGGCCGAGAAGGTGGCCGGCAGCGCCAAGACGCGGATGCAGCTCACCATCGAGGCGGCCGAGAGCGGCCTCAAGCTGTTCCCGGACACCGCCGCGCTGGGCCTGTGGACCTTCTCCACCAAGATCGGCGACGACAGCGCCGACTACCGCAAGCTCGTCGGCATCAGCAAGCTGACCCCGGCGCACCGCGGCCAGATGTTGAGCCAGCTGAAGTCGCAGACCGCCCGCGTGGGCGGCGGCACCGGCCTGTACGACACCGCGATCGCGGCGGTCCGGGAGGTCCGGTCCAACTACGACTCCAGTGCGGTCAACACCGTGCTGCTGTTCACCGACGGCAAGAACGACGACCCGGGTTCGCCGAGTCTGGACAGCGCGATCCAGGCCCTGGGGCGCCTGCGTGACCCGGCCCGCCCGGTCCGGATCATCGCCCTGGGCATCGGTCCGGACGCGGACGCCACCGAGCTCAACCGGCTGGCCCAGGCCACCGGCGGCCGCAGCTACGTGGCCCGCAACCCCACCGACCTGCAGCAGGTCTTCATCGACGCCCTGCAGAGCCGCTGA